A stretch of the Clarias gariepinus isolate MV-2021 ecotype Netherlands chromosome 26, CGAR_prim_01v2, whole genome shotgun sequence genome encodes the following:
- the cbln2b gene encoding cerebellin-2b — protein sequence MMGRCVAQMLVLIFALLMVLGVGVSLGQNDTEPVVLEGKCLVVCDSNPSSDGGVTSALGISVRSGSARVAFSAIRGTNHEPSDMSNTSTTIYFDQVLVNIGNHFDLKASVFTAPRRGIYSFSFHVVKVYNRQTIQVNLMHNEYPIISAFAGDQDVTREAASNGVLLMVEREDRVYLKLERGNLMGGWKYSTFSGFLVFPL from the exons ATGATGGGACGCTGCGTCGCACAGATGTTGGTGCTAATCTTTGCTCTTCTTATGGTGCTTGGTGTCGGTGTTTCGTTGGGTCAGAATGACACCGAACCTGTGGTCCTGGAAGGGAAATGCCTGGTGGTGTGCGACTCGAACCCGTCCTCGGACGGCGGTGTGACGTCAGCGCTTGGCATCTCGGTGCGCTCAGGGAGTGCCAGGGTTGCATTCTCGGCCATCAGGGGCACCAATCACGAGCCGTCTGACATGAGCAACACCTCCACCACCATCTACTTTGACCAG GTTTTAGTGAACATCGGCAACCATTTTGACTTGAAGGCCAGCGTGTTCACTGCACCGCGGCGGGGAATTTACAGTTTCAGCTTCCATGTGGTGAAAGTCTACAACAGACAAACCATCCAG gtGAACCTGATGCACAATGAATACCCCATCATATCTGCGTTCGCCGGAGACCAGGACGTCACGAGGGAGGCGGCGAGTAACGGAGTGCTACTGATGGTGGAGAGGGAGGACCGGGTTTATCTCAAACTAGAGCGAGGAAATCTCATGGGCGGATGGAAATACTCCACCTTCTCTGGATTTTTAGTTTTTCCCCTCTAA